A section of the Bombus terrestris chromosome 2, iyBomTerr1.2, whole genome shotgun sequence genome encodes:
- the LOC100642396 gene encoding nucleolar protein 6 isoform X2, translated as MKIPYKANINDSLNHSGNLAFENDHHSNDEIDEDKDYENEESEEDEEMEKIKDINKGGNLLLVSDKKRRKVTNDSTDILLKKKRKLDNDLYKPPTAEELNQLRETENLFHSNLFRLQIDEMLNAVRFKDKYKNLFDIWFKKFKGTIESIEETEEYELSDEELGKKLNMHIPMLNVPKVAKGIFKFLKPTDISIIGSYVFEAAVGSNITVDILIEMPAKMFQKQDYLNYRYIKKKMIYLAYIASNITDDIAESKRFMNDTLKPVLKIVPSGKLGTKINVLIHISAQEGSFRLSRFLPEKNNVRPQWFFGETKNITENFVPTPHYNSIILRDLVMKIHAENMKIIREYPNIRDGIILLKIWLTQRELLKGYAAFNGHIITMLILYLLSIKKLNTFMSSYQIVRNVWNYLIHIDWCESGVSTNQNEESKDRILKYHEYYDCVFLDSTGYYNITTDLSKATYRWVQKEAELSLNHLDNAHANSFQSLFMRKVPFYMAFDHFVWFKGAKMLRNLVNINSSDKDKLDYGPNYRAQAIKILCNTLKGGLANRVHQICVLPNKSSEWKCTGNNCDDIGKIFIGLELNPEYCFNIVDKGPEANLPEAIEFRNFWGEKSELRRFQDGTTREAVVWSKGKTLSGKRLICKKIVIFLLRKKLGIPKNKFVYIAGEMEELLQLQKVKITHFTYGTGEEAALRVINVFNQLEKDLMSLTDIPLSIHGVQGSSAVFRYTDVFPPLATIYRPDNQLIKKSKKGLTLSRNITEAPKYVCPLDVSLQLSTSGKWPDELEALRNTKAAFHIQIAECLRKQYKLTAEPNFSHIDVYKDGFVFRLRVAHSKEVSCLKQQITEDGVIQYKDNEKSIELENKLFELPKLTSALHGLHNQQPSFGLACCLAKRWLSAQLLDNSHMPDIVVELLIASMYLIPAPYRPPQMPQIAFLRLLESFARGHWNTDPVIVNFNNEMSKDEIIAVETLFGSSRDSLPPLFISTPYDQQRSLWTKKAPSTLILNRITMLARQ; from the exons ATGAaaataccttacaag GCAAATATAAATGATTCTTTAAATCATTCTGGCAATTTGGCGTTTGAAAATGATCACCATTCTAATGATGAAATTGATGAAGACAAAGactatgaaaatgaagaaagtgaagaagatgaagaaatggaaaagatcaaagatattaataaagGAGGAAATTTGCTCTTGGTATCTgacaaaaaaagaaggaaggttACCAATGATTCTACagacattttattaaaaaagaaaagaaaattagacAATGATTTATATAAACCACCAACTGCTGAAGAACTAAATCAACTTAGGGAaacagaaaatttatttcattccaATTTATTTAGACTACAAATAGACGAAATGTTAAATGCAGTTAGATTTaaggataaatataaaaatttgtttgatatttGGTTTAAAAAGTTTAAAGGGACTATTGAATCCATAGAGGAAACAGAAGAATATGAA cTTTCAGATGAGGAACTAGGGAAAAAATTGAACATGCATATTCCAATGCTTAATGTACCAAAAGTAGCAAaaggaatatttaaatttcttaagcCAACAGATATTTCTATTATAGGATCTTATGTATTTGAAGCTGCAGTTGGTTCAAATATCACTGTAGATATATTGATTGAAATGCCTGCCAAGATGTTCCAAAAACAAGATTACCTAAactatagatatataaaaaagaaaatgatatatttagCATACATAGCATCTAATATTACTGATGATATTGCAGAAAGCAAGAGATTTATGAATGACACATTAAAGCCAGTTTTAAAAATTGTACCAAGTGGAAAATTAGGTACCAAAATTAATGTATTGATACATATATCAGCTCAAGAAGGAAGTTTTAGATTAAGTAGATTTTTACCAGAAAAGAATAATGTTAGACCTCAATGGTTTTTTGGAGAGACCAAAAATA ttaCAGAGAATTTTGTACCAACACCAcattataattcaataattcttCGTGATTTAGTTATGAAAATACATGCagagaatatgaaaataataagaGAATATCCAAATATAAGAGATggcattattttattgaaaatatggtTAACTCAACGTGAATTATTAAAAGGCTATGCAGCTTTTAATGGACATATCATAACAATgcttattctatatttattatccATAAAAAAGTTAAACACATTTATGAGCAGTTATCAAATAGTTAGAAATGTGTGGAATTATTTAA TACACATTGATTGGTGTGAATCTGGAGTAAGTACGAATCAAAATGAAGAGAGTAAAGAtagaattttgaaatatcatGAGTATTATGATTGTGTATTTTTGGATAGCACTggttattacaatattactaCAGATCTGTCTAAAGCTACATATAGATGGGTACAAAAAGAAGCAGAACTTTCCTTAAATCATTTGGACAATGCACATGCAAACAGTTTCCAATCACTTTTCATGAGAAAAGTACCATTTTATATGGCATTTGATCATTTTGTATG GTTTAAAGGTGCTAAAATGTTAAGAAATCtagtaaatattaattcaaGTGACAAAGATAAACTAGATTATGGTCCCAATTATCGAGCCCAAGcaataaaaattctttgtaaTACTCTTAAAGGAGGACTGGCAAATAGAGTACATCAAATTTGTGTATTACCGAATAAAAGTTCAGAATGGAAATGTACAGGGAATAATTGTGATGATATTGGGAAGATTTTTATTGGGTTAGAATTAAACCCAGagtattgttttaatattgTTGACAAAGGACCTGAAGCAAATTTACCAGAA GCCAttgaatttagaaatttttgGGGTGAAAAATCAGAGTTACGGCGATTTCAAGATGGAACTACTCGAGAAGCAGTAGTTTGGTCGAAAGGCAAAACATTATCAGGAAAAAGattaatatgtaaaaagatcgtaatatttttattaagaaaaaaattagGTATacctaaaaataaatttgtatatattgcGGGTGAAATGGAAGAACTTTTACAATTGCAGAAG gTAAAAATAACGCATTTCACTTATGGAACGGGAGAAGAAGCAGCACTGAGAGTAATAAACGTATTCAATCAACTTGAGAAAGATTTAATGTCTCTTACAGACATTCCTTTATCAATACATGGGGTACAAGGATCTAGCGCGGTTTTTCGATATACGGACGTTTTCCCACCACTTGCAACGATTTATCGACCTGATAATCAACTTATTAAGAAATCTAAAAAGGGTTTGACATTATCAAGAAATATAACTGAAGCACCTAAATATGTTTGTCCACTTGATGTGAGCTTGCAATTATCAACTAGTGGAAAATGGCCAGATGAGTTAGAAGCTCTTAGAAATACAAAAGCCGCTTTTCACATACAAATTGCAGAATGCCTCAGGAAACAATATAAGTTAACGGCAGAACCAAATTTTTCACATATCGATGTATATAag GATGGATTTGTGTTTCGGTTAAGAGTGGCACATTCAAAAGAAGTTAGTTGCTTGAAACAGCAAATAACTGAGGATggtgttatacaatataaagatAACGAAAAATCTATCGAATTAGAAAATAAGCTATTTGAATTACCAAAGCTAACTAGTGCTTTACATGG CTTACATAATCAACAACCATCCTTTGGACTTGCATGTTGTTTGGCAAAACGTTGGTTATCCGCTCAGCTGTTAGATAATTCTCATATGCCAGATATAGTAGTTGAACTACTTATAGCTTCAATGTATTTAATACCTGCACCATACAGACCTCCTCAAATGCCTCAAATAGCATTCTTGAGACTCTTAGAAAGTTTTGCAAGGGGTCATTGGAATACAGATCCTGTTATAGTAAATTTCAACAATGAAATGTCTA aagACGAAATAATTGCCGTGGAAACGCTTTTTGGATCATCTCGTGATTCTTTACCACCACTATTTATCTCTACTCCTTATGATCAACAGAGATCATTATGGACTAAAAAAGCACCATCTACTCTAATTTTAAATCGCATTACAATGCTGGCTAgacaat AA
- the LOC100642396 gene encoding nucleolar protein 6 isoform X1, whose translation MKIPYKANINDSLNHSGNLAFENDHHSNDEIDEDKDYENEESEEDEEMEKIKDINKGGNLLLVSDKKRRKVTNDSTDILLKKKRKLDNDLYKPPTAEELNQLRETENLFHSNLFRLQIDEMLNAVRFKDKYKNLFDIWFKKFKGTIESIEETEEYELSDEELGKKLNMHIPMLNVPKVAKGIFKFLKPTDISIIGSYVFEAAVGSNITVDILIEMPAKMFQKQDYLNYRYIKKKMIYLAYIASNITDDIAESKRFMNDTLKPVLKIVPSGKLGTKINVLIHISAQEGSFRLSRFLPEKNNVRPQWFFGETKNITENFVPTPHYNSIILRDLVMKIHAENMKIIREYPNIRDGIILLKIWLTQRELLKGYAAFNGHIITMLILYLLSIKKLNTFMSSYQIVRNVWNYLIHIDWCESGVSTNQNEESKDRILKYHEYYDCVFLDSTGYYNITTDLSKATYRWVQKEAELSLNHLDNAHANSFQSLFMRKVPFYMAFDHFVWFKGAKMLRNLVNINSSDKDKLDYGPNYRAQAIKILCNTLKGGLANRVHQICVLPNKSSEWKCTGNNCDDIGKIFIGLELNPEYCFNIVDKGPEANLPEAIEFRNFWGEKSELRRFQDGTTREAVVWSKGKTLSGKRLICKKIVIFLLRKKLGIPKNKFVYIAGEMEELLQLQKVKITHFTYGTGEEAALRVINVFNQLEKDLMSLTDIPLSIHGVQGSSAVFRYTDVFPPLATIYRPDNQLIKKSKKGLTLSRNITEAPKYVCPLDVSLQLSTSGKWPDELEALRNTKAAFHIQIAECLRKQYKLTAEPNFSHIDVYKDGFVFRLRVAHSKEVSCLKQQITEDGVIQYKDNEKSIELENKLFELPKLTSALHGLHNQQPSFGLACCLAKRWLSAQLLDNSHMPDIVVELLIASMYLIPAPYRPPQMPQIAFLRLLESFARGHWNTDPVIVNFNNEMSKDEIIAVETLFGSSRDSLPPLFISTPYDQQRSLWTKKAPSTLILNRITMLARQCIKLYEHQFFTKVLLDFKPLFRPPLTEYDCLIYLKPCMVPRRLQAIDVNDSCPIVEWHPYKHHSAQKIPIVGFDPVQHFLEDLRNGYDEFALFFHDTYGGTVIGVLLRPSALEIKDLKVSNISGRKCNNNNELALNISAIIQDFYVLGKGLVEAIDVRSKKFSLT comes from the exons ATGAaaataccttacaag GCAAATATAAATGATTCTTTAAATCATTCTGGCAATTTGGCGTTTGAAAATGATCACCATTCTAATGATGAAATTGATGAAGACAAAGactatgaaaatgaagaaagtgaagaagatgaagaaatggaaaagatcaaagatattaataaagGAGGAAATTTGCTCTTGGTATCTgacaaaaaaagaaggaaggttACCAATGATTCTACagacattttattaaaaaagaaaagaaaattagacAATGATTTATATAAACCACCAACTGCTGAAGAACTAAATCAACTTAGGGAaacagaaaatttatttcattccaATTTATTTAGACTACAAATAGACGAAATGTTAAATGCAGTTAGATTTaaggataaatataaaaatttgtttgatatttGGTTTAAAAAGTTTAAAGGGACTATTGAATCCATAGAGGAAACAGAAGAATATGAA cTTTCAGATGAGGAACTAGGGAAAAAATTGAACATGCATATTCCAATGCTTAATGTACCAAAAGTAGCAAaaggaatatttaaatttcttaagcCAACAGATATTTCTATTATAGGATCTTATGTATTTGAAGCTGCAGTTGGTTCAAATATCACTGTAGATATATTGATTGAAATGCCTGCCAAGATGTTCCAAAAACAAGATTACCTAAactatagatatataaaaaagaaaatgatatatttagCATACATAGCATCTAATATTACTGATGATATTGCAGAAAGCAAGAGATTTATGAATGACACATTAAAGCCAGTTTTAAAAATTGTACCAAGTGGAAAATTAGGTACCAAAATTAATGTATTGATACATATATCAGCTCAAGAAGGAAGTTTTAGATTAAGTAGATTTTTACCAGAAAAGAATAATGTTAGACCTCAATGGTTTTTTGGAGAGACCAAAAATA ttaCAGAGAATTTTGTACCAACACCAcattataattcaataattcttCGTGATTTAGTTATGAAAATACATGCagagaatatgaaaataataagaGAATATCCAAATATAAGAGATggcattattttattgaaaatatggtTAACTCAACGTGAATTATTAAAAGGCTATGCAGCTTTTAATGGACATATCATAACAATgcttattctatatttattatccATAAAAAAGTTAAACACATTTATGAGCAGTTATCAAATAGTTAGAAATGTGTGGAATTATTTAA TACACATTGATTGGTGTGAATCTGGAGTAAGTACGAATCAAAATGAAGAGAGTAAAGAtagaattttgaaatatcatGAGTATTATGATTGTGTATTTTTGGATAGCACTggttattacaatattactaCAGATCTGTCTAAAGCTACATATAGATGGGTACAAAAAGAAGCAGAACTTTCCTTAAATCATTTGGACAATGCACATGCAAACAGTTTCCAATCACTTTTCATGAGAAAAGTACCATTTTATATGGCATTTGATCATTTTGTATG GTTTAAAGGTGCTAAAATGTTAAGAAATCtagtaaatattaattcaaGTGACAAAGATAAACTAGATTATGGTCCCAATTATCGAGCCCAAGcaataaaaattctttgtaaTACTCTTAAAGGAGGACTGGCAAATAGAGTACATCAAATTTGTGTATTACCGAATAAAAGTTCAGAATGGAAATGTACAGGGAATAATTGTGATGATATTGGGAAGATTTTTATTGGGTTAGAATTAAACCCAGagtattgttttaatattgTTGACAAAGGACCTGAAGCAAATTTACCAGAA GCCAttgaatttagaaatttttgGGGTGAAAAATCAGAGTTACGGCGATTTCAAGATGGAACTACTCGAGAAGCAGTAGTTTGGTCGAAAGGCAAAACATTATCAGGAAAAAGattaatatgtaaaaagatcgtaatatttttattaagaaaaaaattagGTATacctaaaaataaatttgtatatattgcGGGTGAAATGGAAGAACTTTTACAATTGCAGAAG gTAAAAATAACGCATTTCACTTATGGAACGGGAGAAGAAGCAGCACTGAGAGTAATAAACGTATTCAATCAACTTGAGAAAGATTTAATGTCTCTTACAGACATTCCTTTATCAATACATGGGGTACAAGGATCTAGCGCGGTTTTTCGATATACGGACGTTTTCCCACCACTTGCAACGATTTATCGACCTGATAATCAACTTATTAAGAAATCTAAAAAGGGTTTGACATTATCAAGAAATATAACTGAAGCACCTAAATATGTTTGTCCACTTGATGTGAGCTTGCAATTATCAACTAGTGGAAAATGGCCAGATGAGTTAGAAGCTCTTAGAAATACAAAAGCCGCTTTTCACATACAAATTGCAGAATGCCTCAGGAAACAATATAAGTTAACGGCAGAACCAAATTTTTCACATATCGATGTATATAag GATGGATTTGTGTTTCGGTTAAGAGTGGCACATTCAAAAGAAGTTAGTTGCTTGAAACAGCAAATAACTGAGGATggtgttatacaatataaagatAACGAAAAATCTATCGAATTAGAAAATAAGCTATTTGAATTACCAAAGCTAACTAGTGCTTTACATGG CTTACATAATCAACAACCATCCTTTGGACTTGCATGTTGTTTGGCAAAACGTTGGTTATCCGCTCAGCTGTTAGATAATTCTCATATGCCAGATATAGTAGTTGAACTACTTATAGCTTCAATGTATTTAATACCTGCACCATACAGACCTCCTCAAATGCCTCAAATAGCATTCTTGAGACTCTTAGAAAGTTTTGCAAGGGGTCATTGGAATACAGATCCTGTTATAGTAAATTTCAACAATGAAATGTCTA aagACGAAATAATTGCCGTGGAAACGCTTTTTGGATCATCTCGTGATTCTTTACCACCACTATTTATCTCTACTCCTTATGATCAACAGAGATCATTATGGACTAAAAAAGCACCATCTACTCTAATTTTAAATCGCATTACAATGCTGGCTAgacaatgtataaagttatatgaacatcaattttttacaaaagttcTGTTAGATTTCAAACCCTTATTTAGGCCACCACTTACAGAATATGATTGTTTGATTTACCTAAAACCGTGTATGGTTCCTAGAAGGTTACAAGCAATTGATGTTAATGATTCATGCCCAATTGTTGAATGGCACCCATATAAACATCATTCAGCCCAAAAGATACCAATTGTAGGTTTTGATCCTGTACAACATTTTCTAGAAGATCTTAGG aatggTTATGATGAATTTGCCTTATTTTTCCATGATACCTATGGTGGTACAGTAATTGGAGTTTTATTGAGACCTTCTGCATTAGAAATTAAGGACCTCAAGGTTTCAAATATAAGTGGcagaaaatgtaataataataatgaactAGCTTTAAATATTTCTGCAATCATACAAGATTTTTATGTTCTTGGAAAGGGTCTCGTAGAAGCGATAGATGTTCGATCTAAAAAGTTTTCTTTAACTTGA